A window from Vigna angularis cultivar LongXiaoDou No.4 chromosome 7, ASM1680809v1, whole genome shotgun sequence encodes these proteins:
- the LOC108337050 gene encoding omega-3 fatty acid desaturase, endoplasmic reticulum, which produces MVKDTEPLAYAANGHPKDFDPSAPPPFKIAEIRAAIPEHCWVKNPWRSLSYVLRDVLVIAALAAAAIRFDNWFIWLLYWPIQGTMFWAIFVLGHDCGHGSFSNSSFLNNLVGHILHSSILVPYHGWRVSHRTHHQNHGHIEKDESWVPLTEKIYKNLDYMTRLARFTVPFPLFAYPIYLFGRSPGKEGSHFNPYSNLFPPNERKGIAISTLCWLIMFSLLIYLSFIISPLLLLKVYGIPYWIFVMWLDFVTYLHHHGHPKKLPWYRGQEWSYLRGGLTTVDRDYGWINNLHHDIGTHVIHHLFPQIPHYNLVQATKAAKGVLGEYYREPERSAPIPFHLIKYLVQSMREDHFVSDTGDVVYYQTDPHLHQD; this is translated from the exons ATGGTTAAAGACACAGAGCCTTTAGCCTATGCTGCAAATGGGCACCCCAAAGATTTTGACCCTAGTGCTCCTCCACCGTTCAAGATTGCTGAGATAAGAGCAGCCATACCAGAACATTGCTGGGTCAAGAACCCTTGGAGATCTCTCAGTTATGTTCTCAGGGATGTGTTGGTTATTGCTGCATTGGCGGCGGCAGCAATTCGCTTCGACAACTGGTTTATCTGGCTTCTCTATTGGCCTATTCAGGGAACAATGTTCTGGGCGATATTTGTGCTTGGACATGATTG TGGCCATGGAAGCTTTTCAAACAGCTCTTTTCTGAACAACCTCGTCGGACACATCTTGCATTCCTCAATTCTTGTTCCATATCATGGATG GAGAGTTAGTCATAGAACTCACCATCAAAACCATGGACACATTGAGAAGGACGAGTCATGGGTGCCA TTAACAGAGAAGATTTACAAGAATCTAGACTACATGACAAGACTTGCTAGATTCACTGTGCCATTTCCATTGTTTGCCTATCCAATTTATTTG TTTGGAAGAAGCCCCGGAAAGGAAGGGTCTCACTTCAATCCCTACAGCAATCTGTTCCCACCCAATGAGAGAAAAGGAATAGCAATTTCAACACTGTGTTGGCTTATCATGTTTTCTCTGCTTATCTATCTATCCTTCATCATTAGTCCACTTCTGTTGCTCAAGGTCTATGGCATTCCATATTGG ATATTTGTTATGTGGCTGGACTTTGTAACATACTTGCATCACCATGGTCACCCCAAGAAACTACCTTGGTACCGCGGCCAG GAATGGAGTTATTTAAGAGGAGGTCTTACAACTGTGGATCGTGACTATGGCTGGATCAACAACCTTCACCATGACATTGGAACTCACGTTATCCATCATCTCTTCCCTCAAATCCCTCACTATAACCTTGTTCAAGCG ACAAAGGCAGCAAAAGGAGTTCTTGGAGAGTATTACCGTGAGCCAGAGAGATCTGCACCAATTCCATTTCATCTAATAAAGTATTTGGTGCAGAGCATGAGAGAAGACCACTTTGTGAGTGACACTGGAGACGTTGTTTATTATCAGACTGATCCTCACTTGCACCAAGACTGA
- the LOC108337246 gene encoding pentatricopeptide repeat-containing protein At1g19720, protein MEKNLIILHSKPWPSLLIPSHSATHLEWQGSTRVLASSNSVSTINLSHPKFIDTQLNQLCVNGQLCEAVAILDSLAQQGSKVRPMTFINLLQACIDRDCIWVGRELHARVGLVRKLDPFVETKLVSMYAKCGLLEEARKVFDEMRERNLFTWSAMIGACSRDLKWGEVVELFYDMMRNGVLPDDFLLPKILKACGKCRDFEAGRLIHSMVIRRGRCSSLRVINSILAVYAKCGEMSYAEKLFRRMDERSYVSWNVIITGYCQKGEIEQARKYFDAMQEEGIEPGLVTWNILIASYSQLGHCEIAIDLMRKMESFRITPDVYTWTSLISGFTQKGRINDALDLLREMFIVGVEPNSITIASAVSACASVKSLSMGSELHSIAVKTGLVDDMLIGNSLIDMYAKGGNLEAAQRIFYVMLKRDVYSWNSIIGGYCQAGFCGKAHELFLKMQESDSPPNVVTWNVMITGFMQNGAEDEALDLFQRIEKDGNIKPNVASWNSLISGFLQSGQKEKALQIFRRMQFSNMAPNLVTVLTILPACANLVAAKKVKEIHCCAIRRNLVSELYVSNTFIDNYAKSGNIMYSRKVFDGLSPKDIISWNSLLSGYVLHGCSESALDLFDQMKKDDRLHPNRVTLASIISAYSHAGMVDEGKHAFSNMSEDFKIRLDLEHYSAMVYLLGRSGKLAEALKFILNMPVEPNFSVWTAFLTACRIHKNFGMAIIAGERLLELDPENIITQHLLSQAYTLCGKSREAPKMTKLEKEKFLVGQSWIEMNNMVHTFVVGDQSKPYLDKLHAWLKRVGVDVKAHISDHGLCIEEEEKEDIGSVHSEKLAIAFALIGSHHAPQILRIVKNLRMCKDCHDTAKYISLAYGCEIYLSDSNCLHHFKDGHCSCNDYW, encoded by the coding sequence ATGGAGAAGAACCTTATTATTCTACATAGTAAACCATGGCCTTCTCTGTTAATACCTTCTCACAGTGCCACCCACTTAGAGTGGCAGGGCTCCACAAGGGTCCTTGCAAGCTCCAACAGTGTCTCCACGATCAATTTGTCACACCCAAAATTCATAGATACCCAGTTGAATCAACTATGTGTCAATGGTCAGCTGTGTGAGGCTGTGGCAATTCTTGACTCCTTGGCCCAACAAGGGTCCAAGGTGAGACCCATGACCTTCATTAACTTGCTTCAGGCTTGTATTGACAGAGACTGCATTTGGGTGGGTAGGGAGTTGCATGCCAGGGTTGGGTTGGTGAGAAAGCTGGACCCTTTTGTGGAGACCAAGTTGGTCAGCATGTATGCTAAATGTGGGCTCTTGGAGGAAGCACGGAAAGTATTTGATGAAATGCGTGAAAGGAATTTGTTCACTTGGTCTGCTATGATTGGTGCTTGCTCCAGAGACCTTAAGTGGGGGGAAGTTGTGGAGCTTTTTTATGATATGATGCGAAATGGGGTTTTGCCTGATGATTTTTTGCTACCAAAGATTTTGAAAGCTTGCGGAAAGTGCAGGGATTTTGAAGCTGGGAGGTTGATCCATTCTATGGTGATCCGTAGAGGAAGGTGCTCTTCTTTGCGCGTGATCAATTCAATTCTGGCTGTGTATGCTAAGTGTGGGGAGATGAGTTATGCAGAGAAGCTTTTTAGGAGAATGGATGAGAGGAGCTATGTTTCCTGGAATGTGATAATAACTGGATATTGTCAGAAGGGTGAGATCGAACAAGCTCGGAAGTATTTTGATGCAATGCAGGAGGAAGGAATTGAACCAGGATTGGTAACTTGGAACATTTTGATCGCCAGTTATAGTCAGTTGGGGCATTGTGAGATTGCAATTGATTTAATGAGGAAGATGGAGAGTTTTAGGATTACTCCAGATGTATATACTTGGACTTCTTTGATTTCTGGGTTTACTCAAAAGGGAAGGATAAATGATGCTTTAGATTTGTTGAGGGAGATGTTTATAGTGGGGGTTGAGCCCAACAGTATTACAATTGCTAGTGCAGTGTCGGCATGTGCGTCAGTAAAATCACTAAGTATGGGATCAGAACTCCATTCTATAGCTGTTAAGACAGGTTTGGTTGATGATATGCTAATTGGTAATTCACTGATTGATATGTATGCCAAAGGTGGCAATCTGGAAGCTGCTCAACGCATTTTTTATGTGATGTTAAAGAGAGATGTATATTCTTGGAACTCCATTATTGGAGGGTATTGCCAAGCTGGTTTCTGTGGCAAAGCTCACGAGTTATTTCTGAAAATGCAGGAGTCTGATTCACCACCTAACGTTGTGACATGGAATGTAATGATCACAGGATTTATGCAGAATGGTGCCGAGGACGAGGCATTGGATCTTTTTCAAAGAATTGAGAAAGATGGGAATATTAAACCAAATGTAGCATCATGGAATTCTTTAATTTCTGGTTTCTTGCAGAGTGGACAAAAGGAAAAGGCATTGCAGATATTTCGGCGGATGCAGTTCTCCAATATGGCTCCCAACTTAGTTACAGTGCTTACCATCCTTCCTGCCTGTGCAAACCTAGTGGCTGCTAAGAAAGTGAAAGAAATTCATTGTTGTGCAATACGTAGAAATTTAGTGTCGGAACTTTATGTATCAAATACATTCATTGATAATTATGCTAAGTCAGGAAATATAATGTACTCCAGAAAAGTATTTGATGGATTATCCCCAAAAGATATCATCAGTTGGAACTCTCTGCTTTCAGGTTATGTTTTACACGGCTGTTCAGAGTCTGCACTTGATCTTTTTGATCAGATGAAGAAGGATGATAGACTCCATCCAAATAGAGTTACTCTTGCAAGTATTATCTCAGCTTATAGTCATGCTGGAATGGTGGATGAGGGAAAACATGCTTTCTCCAACATGAGTGAAGACTTTAAGATCAGACTTGATCTGGAACATTATTCCGCTATGGTCTATTTGCTTGGTCGTTCGGGTAAGCTTGCCGAAGCATTGAAGTTTATTCTGAACATGCCCGTTGAACCAAATTTTTCTGTATGGACCGCCTTTCTAACTGCCTGCAGAATTCATAAGAATTTCGGAATGGCAATCATTGCAGGAGAACGTCTGCTTGAGTTGGATCCTGAAAATATTATAACTCAGCATTTACTTTCACAGGCATATACTTTATGTGGGAAGTCTAGGGAAGCTCCAAAAATGACAAAGCTGGAGAAAGAAAAGTTTCTAGTTGGGCAAAGCTGGATTGAAATGAATAACATGGTCCATACTTTTGTTGTTGGTGATCAGTCAAAACCATATTTGGACAAGCTACATGCTTGGCTAAAACGGGTAGGTGTAGATGTCAAGGCACATATTTCTGACCATGGGCTTTGCATTGAGGAAGAGGAGAAGGAAGATATTGGTAGTGTACATAGTGAAAAGCTTGCGATTGCGTTTGCATTAATAGGTTCTCATCACGCACCTCAAATTTTACGGATAGTAAAGAATTTGAGAATGTGTAAGGACTGCCATGACACAGCTAAATACATATCTTTGGCATATGGATGTGAAATATATTTAAGCGATTCAAATTGTTTACACCATTTTAAAGATGGTCATTGTTCTTGTAACGATTATTGGTAG